The following DNA comes from Camelina sativa cultivar DH55 chromosome 14, Cs, whole genome shotgun sequence.
ACTAGATGTGCACCAAAGCTACCAAATCCGCAACCAATATCTAACACAGTCCGTATctgcaagaaaaagaagacaactTAAATGAGTTTCTGTTGAAATAGAACTGACGATCAAATGATAAGAGGAAACTAGAGAAAGAAGGTAGAACGTCTTACAGCAGCTTGAGAAAACTCGGAATCGCTTCCTAATCCAATCATCTCAGCAATTTGAAAAGCGTAATCTTTGACCCCATCAAAGATCAAGCCATCTTCTGAGTGAAACGTAATTTGATTCTCTTCAAGCAACATTAGCCTAATGACAAGTACATTAAAAAAGATTAAGATGGTACAACACTAGCTCCTGAAACTGCATAACAAAGCTATGAGTGATCACAAATACCTTTTAGTCATAGTTCCTGATGAAAGAAACTGATCTTTAGTAATCTTGACATTCCCAGTCCATATAATATCTCTACCAACAGGCCATCTAAGTGGTATCTTATAATCCTTGGGAGGACGAACTATACATCTTTCCTCTTCTCTTGCAAACCCACAATTCCGATCACTCTCTGTGACGTTATAACAAGGAACatagttttctctttctttaccaCATAAAGGAAACTCTTTTAACCGATTGACACCTAAGGAGAAAAACCTTAGATCTAGATAATCAATAGCTGCTTGCTCCTTAATCCTCCCATAGTTTTTATAAACGTTGTGTGGCGGCACTCGCGTAGCCGAAgtcgtagaagaagaagagtcatcaTCAGAGTTTGGTACTAAAATGGTAATGAGAGCAATAACACCAAGAATCAAGAATAGTAAACCGCTGATGCGTGGTCTAAGACCAAAAACTGAGGCAAGCTTCATGGTCAGCTTTTTTATGTACACTATACAACCAATACCACTTTTTTAAGTCCCTAAAAAAGATTTTCTCAAATCCAACTAACATCATATAACCTAATCAAGCCATAAAAGGATTCAACATTTGATTGATTCATATAGACCAAAccacaaaaagaataaaaatccaaatcagGAAAGAGCATATCAGTCACAGGACTGTATGCCAAATTCAGAACAAATACATAACAACAAGTCTTGGTTAAATCCCAGATGTAGGCCAATTACGGAAACGAAACAACCTGCAACCAAATTTTCTCAgatcaaatttttgtttcctaaaaAAGGGAGATAAAGTTTTAACCTTTTTAcaaggattttaaaatttaaaagagacGCTTTATTGTTTCTCGACGTATAGTTAGTTTCTAGATCATAAGCGAAATGAGCCAGGCAGGAACAACAAATAACGAACCTCGTAATTTCTTATAATGAGATCTCGACGAcgacaaacaaatcaaataagcCTGAACCAACGCATCGACgacgagaagaaaaaaaattaacagaagGGTTTTAAGAAGCAGAGTAAGTGTAAATGAGGgttgaaaagagagaaaactttAAAGAATTGGACCAAAACGATGGCGAAAACGAAGTAACCAGTCAGAGAGTGATGTGATATGATTAGAGAAGAGAGGACTGTCTGTAAAGCTTTTTTCTTGCTCTGCGTCTGTCTGTNNNNNNNNNNNNNNNNNNNNNNNNNNNNNNNNNNNNNNNNNNNNNNNNNNNNNNNNNNNNNNNNNNNNNNNNNNNNNNNNNNNNNNNNNNNNNNNNNNNNNNNNNNNNNNNNNNNNNNNNNNNNNNNNNNNNNNNNNNNNNNNNNNNNNNNNNNNNNNNNNNNNNNNNNNNNNNNNNNNNNNNNNNNNNNNNNNNNNNNNNNNNNNNNNNNNNNNNNNNNNNNNNNNNNNNNNNNNNNNNNNNNNNNNNNNNNNNNNNNNNNNNNNNNNNNNNNNNNNNNNNNNNNNNNNNNNNNNNNNNNNNNNNNNNNNNNNNNNNNNNNNNNNNNNNNNNNNNNNNNNNNNNNNNNNNNNNNNNNNNNNNNNNNNNNNNNNNNNNNNNNNNNNNNNNNNNNNNNNNNNNNNNNNNNNNNNNNNNNNNNNNNNNNNNNNNNNNNNNNNNNNNNNNNNNNNNNNNNNNNNNNNNNNNNNNNNNNNNNNNNNNNNNNNNNNNNNNNNNNNNNNNNNNNNNNNNNNNNNNNNNNNNNNNNNNNNNNNNNNNNNNNNNNNNNNNNNNNNNNNNNNNNNNNNNNNNNNNNNNNNNNNNNNNNNNNNNNNNNNNNNNNNNNNNNNNNNNNNNNNNNNNNNNNNNNNNNNNNNNNNNNNNNNNNNNNNNNNNNNNNNNNNNNNNNNNNNNNNNNNNNNNNNNNNNNNNNNNNNNNNNNNNNNNNNNNNNNNNNNNNNNNNNNNNNNNNNNNNNNNNNNNNNNNNNNNNNNNNNNNNNNNNNNNNNNNNNNNNNNNNNNNNNNNNNNNNNNNNNNNNNNNNNNNNNNNNNNNNNNNNNNNNNNNNNNNNNNNNNNNNNNNNNNNNNNNNNNNNNNNNNNNNNNNNNNNNNNNNNNNNNNNNNNNNNNNNNNNNNNNNNNNNNNNNNNNNNNNNNNNNNNNNNNNNNNNNNNNNNNNNNNNNNNNNNNNNNNNNNNNNNNNNNNNNNNNNNNNNNNNNNNNNNNNNNNNNNNNNNNNNNNNNNNNNNNNNNNNNNNNNNNNNNNNNNNNNNNNNNNNNNNNNNNNNNNNNNNNNNNNNNNNNNNNNNNNNNNNNNNNNNNNNNNNNNNNNNNNNNNNNNNNNNNNNNNNNNNNNNNNNNNNNNNNNNNNNNNNNNNNNNNNNNNNNNNNNNNNNNNNNNNNNNNNNNNNNNNNNNNNNNNNNNNNNNNNNNNNNNNNNNNNNNNNNNNNNNNNNNNNNNNNNNNNNNNNNNNNNNNNNNNNNNNNNNNNNNNNNNNNNNNNNNNNNNNNNNNNNNNNNNNNNNNNNNNNNNNNNNNNNNNNNNNNNNNNNNNNNNNNNNNNNNNNNNNNNNNNNNNNNNNNNNNNNNNNNNNNNNNNNNNNNNNNNNNNNNNNNNNNNNNNNNNNNNNNNNNNNNNNNNNNNNNNNNNNNNNNNNNNNNNNNNNNNNNNNNNNNNNNNNNNNNNNNNNNNNNNNNNNNNNNNNttttttttttttttttttttatattagtaattaaaatattagtagTATAATTGTATAAGCTTGCATTATTAAAGgctttatggattttttttcccACGAGTGGTGTCGTCGACAAAAAAGAAAGCCTTAccaattggttttttttttagcattacTTTGCTTGTTAAGCTGACTGAAATATAATGAGCGTATGAGGAGgaactctcttgtttttttgttatgagctgtttaaaaaaaaaatgtggaggAGGATAATATATAGTTCAggaaataaaacagagaatatGGCTGGCGGGATCAACTAGGAGAGACCAGTTTGTGAAATAAAACATCTCTTGAACAGCTATTATTACACAaggagacaaaacaaaaaaaaattaaaaagacatGGGGGGGACAAAGATTTCTCCAAATAACATGTTAATAACAGACCaaggttttaatatttttttaggtgGTGGATATGGCTTTGCGCTTGTAGTAGTGGAGGAATCGCATCTTTGAACTTGATCTCGGAGCTTGCTTCGCTATACTGAGACTTTGAGGTACTGAAGTCATCAGGCTAGCTTGGACAATTTTTCCAAGTTATAAATAGTTGTTAATCTTTAACGACAACAAAATTGTTGTTAGTCAATTAGAATATTTAAATCAATGAATTCAATAAAAAGCCTATATATTGCTAGATGACAGAAATTTTCTCAATGATTGCAAAggtgctatatatatattctcacgAAGCAACCAACGTCTCTCATTCTCATGAATACTGCTACGCTGACTGAATCTTGGAATATTATTATAGTTGCATCTAACACGAGAGGTGAACGATTTTCTAAACACCATCTACACACTCACCGGCGAATATTATTGACGCTGGGCCAAGGGAACTTTGTTCAGTCGACGACACGACGCTGGACGCCAATTTCCCATGATTGATCCTTGTGGTGTGTGCCTAAATAATTTGGAAACtgtagctctttttttttttggctcaacaacAACTTATCATTTAACCAATTAAGTTCTACACAATGTCCAAATCCACAACAGATTTTAACCAACTTggcacaaaagaaaacaatttgggATCATAATTCGTTAAAGAAAGAGACTCCCTTGCATATAAACATACATATAATTTGGTCCTACTATATTATTCCAATTGAGGTTTATAATTTTCCTTTTGAGAGTGGCTCATGGTAGCTTTGTAGATAGTAAAGTGTATATATAGTTCTTACATAATCAAATGGGGATGTAGCTCAaatggtagagcgctcgctttGCATGCGAGAGGCACGGGGTTCGATCCCCCGCATCTCCAATTTTGACGGTCGATTCCATCTTTGacgcataatttttttttgtttgtgggcTGAAGAGATAAAACAACTAGAGAACAAGGAGGCAGAGATGAAAAGCAAGCTGACAAAAGGAAGCAAAACCTAGTCTCTTTTCGTATATGCCACACAGCATGTGAGGTGTGTCCAATGTGTACGACAATCTcgcaagaaagaaaaatggatCGTTCGATTGTCCAAAATTGCATTGTTTTGGTAACAGCTACCAGAAGCTAAGTACTCTTGTTCCAGAAGAAAAATTCATCCAGGCCACCAAGCGAATCATATCCATATAAGTAACGATGATATATGTTTGCATTATTATAACACATCAATTTAGCCCCAAAATTTCATTGAAGAACTACAAGGATGGAAACTTGACTGGAGTTAAGAAAATACAGAACCAAattgtaaaaatgttttttaaccCACAAATTTCAAGCGTTTATTAACCTCCAAACTCTCTGTTCAAGTAATCCACAAAACGTCTCTTTGCACTGTCTGCATCAGTTGGTAATGGTGGCCCGCTTAGACTAGATTGACCCATCAATTTAACAAACGTTCTCCTAAGCCTCCTTAGCTCCGGTAGTCCAATAGGTCTGCAGATTTCGATTGGAGGTAGTTCACTGCCAAGAGTAACTCTGCTTATAGCCCCACCAAGTGACTGTTGTTCCACAATCGCGTTAATGATCTCTTGTGTCGCTCTGTCCAACTCGTAAAGAGAATTCGCTTCTGAAAACCTAGCAGCCTGAGTAGCGATACTTGGTTGGAGAATCCTCACATCTTGCGTTCTGGAGTCAACAGTCTTGGTTAGATAAGTCACAGCCTCTGAAATCACAGGAGAGGATTTGTCTATTCCTTCTCGAGCAGGGTACAGCTCAAACAAAGGTGAATCCCACCTGTTTCTTCTCTCAGGTATCTCGAATCTTCTCACCAGATCTTCGAATATACCATCGTCATATGAAGCCTCACCTCTATCACTACGTTCTTTATTCCATTGCCTGCAATGAGCTTCATCCACATCACAATAAACAACACAATACCTAATCCCAGCAGCACGCGCGATACACCAGAGCTCATATCTGTAACCTTTGATACTGTTCAACGAATCCACAATAACAATATCGCCTCTTGAAACTGATCTATCAACATCTGACCTTAGCTTTCCTCTCAGATTCTTCTCTGCAGGCATGTTAGCATAGTTTTGGTTGCGGTCTAGATGAAACGAAGCCTCATCAATGATCCTAACACTCTGTTTCGTCTCAGACTCTCCCAGTGTTTCAGCTAAGGTTACTGCAGCTATTGACTTGCCACTACAAGGTTGCCCACAAATCACAACTAGCGCCATTGGCTTTTAATCACACACAACTTACTGAACGAATCACACTACCTACAAAATGGAGTCAATATAAAACTTTAGATCCAATCATCCAAAACTAAAGAATATGCAACGACCCAGATTCACATATAACCGATTCAATCCTCCAGAACAAGTTAAAGCAtcaaactttataatatatactcCCAAAATTAACAATTCCGACGAAAAATTCAAGCTAAATCAAAACATTACCAGAGCAAAATCGGGAGTGTTGTCGACAGGTTGAAGAAAGCAAAGAGTGGTCGCGTGAGAAATCTAATTTGGGGATTTAGGGCTTATAAGATTACAACCGGTTTAATTCGTTTGGTCCGGTTTGTTAATTATGTGCCGACGTTACCGGTTAAGAAGATAGATACGAGCCGGATATGCCAACAACACAAGTTGCGAGGCACGTTGATGGTATACGGCGAGGATAGTTTGGTAATTTCAAATTCTGTAAAGATTTAAATAAAGTACAGCTCATTCGAGGTTGTCTCGGTATCCGAATTAAAATCCGGGTTTCAAAATCGGGTTTTTCCCCCAATCGAAAAAAAAGCACGAATTTTTAACCCTAGCCGCGTTCTAAAATTCccccaatttgtttttttttttccccccttACAAAATTTTCTTCGATTTCTTTCTTCAGATCCCTTCCTTATTCCAGATCGATCTTCAAATCAATTGTAATATTCTTTCTCCTCTCGATTTCTTCTTTCAATCGATGTCTGTTTTGTTATCATCGCTTCGTTTTGGTCAAATCTAGGGTTTGAGTCAGATCCAGATCTTGAAACAACAGATCTGATTAATTTTTGGTCTTTGATGTTGATTTCCTTCAATAGGTTTACCGGATCTGTTGTTAATTCTAGTTTTCCCCAATTTTTATTGTCCGATTTGGGGGTCTCGTAGATCTCGATGTTCTAGGGTTCGTCAGATCTGTCAATTAATTGAGGGCTTTTGTCTGTTTTCCTGATAATTAACCGATTCTTTGATTTACGATTCTTGATTTGGTAATTTAATCCGTTTCTTGATTTCTAGGGTTAgggttattttttaaatttggggattttttaaaatttactcaAATTAAATTGGggttaaaatatttgtatttatttatactcTAATTGAAATAGACTTATTGTTTGTCACTTGTCAGTGTGAGTTCTGTGGTTCACATAGGTAAGATAACCTTCACGCCAAGTAACTAAATGGCTTTGGTTCTTATTTTACAGTCTCAAAAATATGGGTTACAAGCGCACTTTTGATGGTGAGGATGTCCAAGAGCTCAACGTTAAGCATGCAAGACAGATTAGTTATTGCAATAAGCTGACCAAGCTAGATGAAGGAGTTCCATATCGTGTTTCACTGGAGAAGTCAGGTCTCATAGGTAATAATCATATGCTTCTTACAGAAGGGTTGACATGATAAAACATAAGCAGGTCGcttgattattgttttttttgtcttgtttatCAGCAGGAGATGATATAAGTGATTTCTATGGGTATAAATGTGAGGAGAATCTTGAGAAGGGGTTTCAGACCAATGCGCCTTTCTCTTGGATCACAACTGGGGTGTGTGAGGAAGATACTCAGTCGTCTGGAGCGACGACTCAGTCTACCCTTTCTCATGAATCTCCTGAGTCAGATATACCTTGGAGACCAGTTTGCTCGGAAGATGTTTATTGTTCTCCGATGTCTCCTAGAAAACAAGTTCCTGTCGGGCCGGATTACCAGGCGGTTATTCCTGAATGTGTCAAGGAAGAGGCAAGTCCTCAGTCAGGTCAGGCTGTGACGGGGAAGTGTGTGATTCCAATGCCTGACTGTGAAACCGAGATTTGCAAAATTGGTCAAGGAAGAAAGGATTGCATTTGCCTGGATAAAGGTTCGACCAGATGTGTGCAGCAGCATATCATGGAAAACAGGGAAGACTTGTTTGAAACTATTGGATACGACAGATGTCTGGATTTAGGTCTTTGTGAAATGGGGGAGGAAGTAGCCGGTAAACTAACTGAAGATGAGGAAGATCTATTTCACGAGGTTGTTTACTCCAATCCGGTTTCACTAGACCGGGATTTCTGGAAACACCTTAAGTCTGCGTTTCCTTCAAGAAGCATGAAGGATATTGTGAGTTATTATTTCAATGTCTTCATCCTGCGTAGACGAGCTATCCAGAATCGTTCTAAAAGCCTGGATGCTGATAGTGATGATGACGAGTGGCAAGTAGAGTATGACAACACCTTTTATGGTGGTGAAACTCCATCAGATGATAAAGCCGAGAAAAGCCTCtcaagagacgaagaagaagaagaggaagaggttaATGTTAATGCAGATTCGAACATGTCCTTTGAATACCAGTCCAATGTAATCTACTCTCGATGTCCAgttagaaacagagaagaatccAACATTGGTAATTACTGGCGCCACTGCAATGATCTTGTGGATAATTCATATTCATTTGATCCTTGTGATTCGATACTACCAGATCATTGTTGGACTAAGAACATTGATCTGCTTCCAACTTCAAACATCATTGATGAGATCTTTGGTCAAGACCCATGGGATGATTTTTCCAGAGGAAGTAAATGAAGAACTATCTCAGTTCTCCATTATTTACTCTGCTCTTAAGTTCTGAATCTTGTGTATGTAAATGCATTATTTAAGAGAATCTCAAGTTGGAAGTTTCAGGGAGTCTTTGTATAGTTTATGACCCTTGAAGCTCTGTGTTTTTGATGCTTTAGGTTATTTTATTGCCTTTGTCAATCAGAATTAGATTTtgttgtaagaagaagaaaaaatcttcAAACTGTTTAATAAACTAACTTTTTGTTCATATTAGTAATACAAATCTCACTTCCTATACAATTTCAGTAATCAACTTCTGCAGTACCTTGGCAAAAACATTTACTCTATTTTCTTGTCAAAATCTTGAACGAGTATTAGACATAAACCTCGTCTCTGAAACGAAGTGTTTGGTTCTTACTGATTCTTAACGGTCCCAAAATAGGGAGCAGCAGAAGACTGTGACGTGACGGTGGATCCTTTTCTAACGCGTCTCCCTTCATCTCTAAATCCCTTCAACAGTaaacaaacagagagagaatCAGAAAAGATTCTTTTGATCcatttttgaattacatatcTCTATCACAGGTGacatgtttctatttttggatagCCAGTTTtcttaatcataattttttgagAGATTTCACAGGTAACCCATCAGCTTCTATATCTTCCTGATTCAAAACTTTTCAATCTTTTTAACGTTTTCATAACAAGTTCTTGATAATctttcatcaatcatcatcatcgttatTTCCTTGTTGAATAGATGTTTGGATTTTTCAAATCTCCGGGAAACAATAAGCTTCCCAATGAATCATCAGGAGGAACAATCACTGCAGGAAGAAGGACTTCTTCAGAACCAATCCTTATAACACCTGATTTCGACGATGACGACAAATACAAGAACGGTTTCCGTGATTCCGGTGGTCTGCAGAGCCAAACCACAGAAGAGTTAGAGAACTATGCGGTTTATAAAGCTGAAGAAACAACCAAAGGTGTTAACAATTGTCTTAAAATCGCTGAAGATATAAGGTCGGATGCTACAAGAACGCTCGAAATGTTGCATGACCAAGGTGAACAGATCAACAGGACTCATGCTATGGCTGTTGATATGGATAAAGATCTTAGCCGGGTAAAGATTTTGCTCTTATTCTTCTTATTACTTTCTTTGATCCACAAAATGGTGAAATTATAGGTTCTGTGTTTTATGAAAATGTTTGTAGGGAGAGAAGCTTTTGAACAACTTAGGAGGAATGTTTTCAAAGCCATGGAAACCAAAGAAGACTAAAACTATCTCAGGACCTATGATCACACCAGGTTTTAATCCTTCTTACAGAATCTATACCTTGTTATATAATGTATGCCATCTCAATCTTTATTGTTTGTAACGTTTCCGAgctcttgattcttgattggaTAAAATTATgtgtatgatgatgatacatcatGTTGTTGATTTCAGTTACAAGTAGTAGAGAAGAACCGATCCATACCTCATTAATAACTCATAACATCTCAATACTTATTGTTTTCACGCTTTAGGACTCATGATTCTTGATCATAAGATGGTCATATTTGTTTTCAGTTTGAAGATTAGAGGAAAAAACTCGATCCTTAACTTATGAAATAACTCGTAtcatcttgattcttgattcttgattggCTTATATCATGTGTATGGTGGTCATGTATAATATAGTTATTGAACTTTTAGATAAACCGTCGAAGAAGGGTGAGAATCACAAGAAAGAGCGAGAGAAACTCGGTTTGGGTGGGAAAGGACGATCGAGCAGCCAACCACCTGCACTAGACCAACCAACAAACGCGTTGCAGAAAGTTGAGGTGTGTGTtctgttttacaaattttgcaGATTAAATCTGAATCTTTAAATGAAAgaaagttgttaaaaaaaaaggtatgttTAATGCAGCAAGAGAAGGCAAAACAAGACGATGGACTTTCAGATTTAAGCGACATTTTGGGTGATCTTAAGAGCATGGCTGTTGATATGGGATCTGAGATCGACAAGTCAGATAACACAA
Coding sequences within:
- the LOC104740045 gene encoding uncharacterized protein LOC104740045 isoform X2; protein product: MGYKRTFDGEDVQELNVKHARQISYCNKLTKLDEGVPYRVSLEKSGLIGDDISDFYGYKCEENLEKGFQTNAPFSWITTGVCEEDTQSSGATTQSTLSHESPESDIPWRPVCSEDVYCSPMSPRKQVPVGPDYQAVIPECVKEEASPQSGQAVTGKCVIPMPDCETEICKIGQGRKDCICLDKGSTRCVQQHIMENREDLFETIGYDRCLDLGLCEMGEEVAGKLTEDEEDLFHEVVYSNPVSLDRDFWKHLKSAFPSRSMKDIVSYYFNVFILRRRAIQNRSKSLDADSDDDEWQVEYDNTFYGGETPSDDKAEKSLSRDEEEEEEEVNVNADSNMSFEYQSNVIYSRCPVRNREESNIGNYWRHCNDLVDNSYSFDPCDSILPDHCWTKNIDLLPTSNIIDEIFGQDPWDDFSRGSK
- the LOC104740045 gene encoding uncharacterized protein LOC104740045 isoform X1, which translates into the protein MGYKRTFDGEDVQELNVKHARQISYCNKLTKLDEGVPYRVSLEKSGLIAGDDISDFYGYKCEENLEKGFQTNAPFSWITTGVCEEDTQSSGATTQSTLSHESPESDIPWRPVCSEDVYCSPMSPRKQVPVGPDYQAVIPECVKEEASPQSGQAVTGKCVIPMPDCETEICKIGQGRKDCICLDKGSTRCVQQHIMENREDLFETIGYDRCLDLGLCEMGEEVAGKLTEDEEDLFHEVVYSNPVSLDRDFWKHLKSAFPSRSMKDIVSYYFNVFILRRRAIQNRSKSLDADSDDDEWQVEYDNTFYGGETPSDDKAEKSLSRDEEEEEEEVNVNADSNMSFEYQSNVIYSRCPVRNREESNIGNYWRHCNDLVDNSYSFDPCDSILPDHCWTKNIDLLPTSNIIDEIFGQDPWDDFSRGSK
- the LOC104740044 gene encoding protein KTI12 homolog, with translation MALVVICGQPCSGKSIAAVTLAETLGESETKQSVRIIDEASFHLDRNQNYANMPAEKNLRGKLRSDVDRSVSRGDIVIVDSLNSIKGYRYELWCIARAAGIRYCVVYCDVDEAHCRQWNKERSDRGEASYDDGIFEDLVRRFEIPERRNRWDSPLFELYPAREGIDKSSPVISEAVTYLTKTVDSRTQDVRILQPSIATQAARFSEANSLYELDRATQEIINAIVEQQSLGGAISRVTLGSELPPIEICRPIGLPELRRLRRTFVKLMGQSSLSGPPLPTDADSAKRRFVDYLNREFGG
- the LOC104740047 gene encoding putative SNAP25 homologous protein SNAP30, which gives rise to MFGFFKSPGNNKLPNESSGGTITAGRRTSSEPILITPDFDDDDKYKNGFRDSGGLQSQTTEELENYAVYKAEETTKGVNNCLKIAEDIRSDATRTLEMLHDQGEQINRTHAMAVDMDKDLSRGEKLLNNLGGMFSKPWKPKKTKTISGPMITPDKPSKKGENHKKEREKLGLGGKGRSSSQPPALDQPTNALQKVEQEKAKQDDGLSDLSDILGDLKSMAVDMGSEIDKQNKALDHLGDDVDELNSRVKGANQRARHLLSK